The Serratia rhizosphaerae genome has a segment encoding these proteins:
- the manA gene encoding mannose-6-phosphate isomerase, whose amino-acid sequence MQKMTNTVQNYAWGSHDALTKLYGIANPQGKPMAELWMGAHPKSSSQVTDATGAQRALRDVINENQPQQLGRQVTERFGELPFLFKVLCADQPLSIQVHPSKSAAEIGFAKENATGIPLDAAERNYKDPNHKPELVFALTPFLAMNGFRQLDDIAALLQPIASAHHDIAAFLQQPDTERLAKLFAGLLSMQGEQKARALGVLKAALNNQQGEPWNTIRFIAGFYPDDNGLFSPLLLNVVQLAPGEAMFLYAETPHAYLQGVALEVMANSDNVLRAGLTPKFIDIPELLANLQFRPQSADALLTRPEPRGDELFFPIPVDDFAFSLHTLSAAPQQLAQQSAAIVFCVDGEAILERQDQQLRLQPGESCFIPACESPVSVSGSGRIARVYTLLS is encoded by the coding sequence ATGCAAAAAATGACCAATACGGTGCAAAACTACGCCTGGGGCAGCCACGACGCGCTCACCAAACTGTACGGCATTGCCAACCCGCAGGGAAAACCGATGGCGGAACTGTGGATGGGCGCACACCCCAAAAGCAGTTCTCAGGTGACGGACGCCACGGGCGCGCAACGCGCATTACGCGATGTTATTAATGAAAACCAACCACAGCAGTTGGGGCGCCAGGTCACCGAACGCTTTGGCGAGCTGCCGTTCCTGTTTAAAGTACTGTGCGCCGATCAGCCGCTGTCGATCCAGGTGCACCCCAGCAAATCCGCCGCAGAAATCGGTTTTGCCAAAGAGAACGCCACCGGTATTCCTCTGGACGCCGCCGAGCGCAACTACAAGGATCCGAACCATAAGCCGGAGCTGGTATTCGCCCTGACGCCGTTTTTGGCGATGAACGGTTTCCGCCAGTTGGACGATATTGCCGCCCTGCTGCAGCCCATCGCCAGCGCCCATCATGATATCGCCGCTTTCCTGCAGCAGCCGGACACGGAACGCCTGGCGAAGCTGTTCGCCGGCCTGCTCAGTATGCAGGGCGAACAAAAAGCCCGGGCGCTGGGCGTGCTGAAAGCGGCGCTCAACAATCAGCAGGGCGAACCCTGGAACACCATCCGCTTTATCGCCGGTTTTTACCCGGATGATAACGGCCTGTTCTCGCCACTGCTGCTGAACGTCGTGCAGTTGGCGCCGGGCGAAGCGATGTTTCTGTACGCAGAAACGCCGCACGCCTATCTGCAAGGCGTGGCGCTGGAGGTGATGGCCAACTCGGATAATGTGCTGCGCGCCGGCCTGACGCCTAAATTTATTGATATCCCGGAGCTGCTGGCCAACCTGCAGTTCCGCCCGCAGTCCGCCGACGCGCTGCTGACCCGGCCGGAGCCGCGCGGCGACGAGCTGTTCTTCCCGATTCCGGTGGACGATTTCGCCTTTTCGCTGCATACGCTGTCCGCCGCGCCCCAGCAGTTGGCGCAACAGAGCGCGGCCATCGTATTCTGCGTGGACGGCGAAGCCATATTGGAACGACAGGATCAGCAACTGCGGCTGCAACCGGGCGAATCCTGCTTTATCCCCGCCTGCGAGTCGCCGGTGAGCGTCAGCGGCAGCGGCCGCATCGCGCGGGTTTATACTCTTTTGTCGTAA
- the fumC gene encoding class II fumarate hydratase, which translates to MAVMRSEKDSMGAIDVPADRLWGAQTQRSLEHFHISTEKMPTALIHALALTKRAAAEVNRQLGLLPDERAGAIIQAADEVLAGQHPDEFPLSIWQTGSGTQTNMNMNEVLANRASELLGGERGEGRRVHPNDDVNKSQSSNDVFPTAMHVAAVIALRQQLIPALQTLQRTLSDKAEAFHDIVKIGRTHLQDATPLTLGQEISGWAAMLAHSLRHIDASVPHIAELALGGTAVGTGLNTHPEYAVRVAKALAELTGEPFVTAPNKFEALATCDALVQGHGALKGLAASLMKIANDVRWLASGPRCGIGEIAIPENEPGSSIMPGKVNPTQCEAMTMLCAQVLGNDVALNIGGASGNFELNVFRPMVIHNYLQSIRLLADGMNGFNTYCASGIEPNRERIGQLLNESLMLVTALNTHIGYDKAAEIAKTAHKEGLTLQAAALKLGYVTEQQFGQWVRPENMVGSMKP; encoded by the coding sequence ATGGCAGTCATGCGTAGCGAAAAAGATTCGATGGGGGCGATTGACGTTCCGGCCGATCGCCTGTGGGGCGCTCAGACGCAGCGCTCTCTGGAACACTTCCATATATCTACGGAAAAGATGCCGACCGCGCTGATTCACGCGCTGGCGCTGACCAAGCGCGCCGCCGCCGAAGTTAATCGACAGCTTGGCCTGTTGCCGGACGAGCGCGCCGGGGCGATTATCCAGGCGGCGGACGAAGTGTTGGCGGGGCAGCATCCGGATGAGTTCCCGCTCTCTATCTGGCAAACCGGCTCCGGCACCCAGACCAATATGAATATGAATGAGGTGCTGGCTAATCGCGCCAGCGAGCTGCTGGGCGGCGAACGGGGAGAGGGGCGCCGGGTGCATCCTAATGACGACGTCAATAAAAGCCAGAGCTCCAATGATGTATTTCCTACCGCGATGCACGTCGCCGCCGTGATTGCGCTGCGTCAGCAGCTGATCCCGGCGCTGCAGACGCTGCAGCGTACGCTGAGCGATAAGGCCGAGGCGTTTCACGATATCGTTAAAATCGGCCGCACCCACCTGCAGGACGCCACGCCGCTGACGCTGGGGCAGGAGATCTCCGGCTGGGCGGCGATGCTGGCGCACAGCCTGCGGCATATCGACGCTAGCGTGCCGCATATCGCCGAACTGGCGTTGGGCGGCACCGCCGTCGGCACCGGGCTTAACACCCATCCGGAATATGCGGTGCGGGTTGCCAAGGCGCTGGCGGAGCTGACCGGCGAACCGTTCGTCACCGCGCCGAACAAGTTTGAGGCGCTGGCCACCTGCGATGCGCTGGTGCAGGGGCACGGCGCGCTGAAGGGGCTGGCGGCCTCGCTGATGAAAATCGCCAATGACGTCCGCTGGCTGGCCTCCGGTCCACGCTGCGGCATCGGCGAAATCGCCATCCCGGAGAACGAGCCGGGCAGCTCGATTATGCCGGGGAAGGTCAACCCCACCCAGTGTGAGGCGATGACCATGCTGTGCGCGCAGGTGCTGGGCAATGACGTCGCGCTGAATATCGGCGGCGCATCGGGTAACTTTGAGCTGAACGTCTTCCGCCCGATGGTGATCCATAACTATCTGCAGTCGATCCGCCTGCTGGCCGACGGGATGAACGGTTTCAACACCTACTGCGCTTCCGGCATCGAACCGAACCGCGAACGCATCGGCCAGTTGCTGAATGAATCGCTGATGCTGGTGACGGCGCTGAATACCCACATTGGCTATGACAAGGCGGCAGAAATCGCCAAAACGGCTCATAAGGAAGGGCTGACGCTGCAGGCCGCGGCGCTGAAGCTGGGGTATGTGACGGAGCAGCAGTTCGGCCAGTGGGTGCGGCCGGAAAATATGGTCGGCAGTATGAAGCCGTAG
- a CDS encoding type VI secretion system amidase effector protein Tae4, whose protein sequence is MPITFNTLWENHPEINGDANPCRKPNGDKAFDDQCAIRIGTALARCGYDVTKLSGVTSCWIHPKSDGHILRAEELANALARTAVPGLGRMVKVAPAKFDRVLKGQTGIIFFKDYWRRKNENFRNRSGDHIDLWNGTRLTSKLSYARIQWGVSWEGTISNYFKSREIWFWRVI, encoded by the coding sequence ATGCCAATAACGTTCAATACATTGTGGGAAAACCATCCCGAGATTAATGGCGATGCCAATCCATGTCGCAAACCTAACGGCGATAAAGCTTTTGATGACCAGTGTGCTATTCGCATTGGTACTGCCTTAGCCCGTTGTGGGTATGATGTGACAAAGTTGTCAGGTGTTACTTCTTGTTGGATACACCCGAAAAGCGATGGACATATCTTACGGGCAGAAGAACTGGCCAACGCATTGGCCAGAACGGCGGTGCCAGGGTTAGGCCGAATGGTGAAAGTTGCTCCGGCAAAATTTGATCGGGTATTGAAGGGGCAAACTGGGATCATCTTTTTTAAGGACTACTGGCGGCGAAAAAATGAAAACTTTCGCAATCGCTCAGGTGATCATATCGACTTATGGAACGGTACACGCCTAACGTCAAAACTCAGCTATGCCCGTATACAATGGGGGGTGTCGTGGGAAGGCACCATTAGTAACTACTTCAAATCAAGAGAAATTTGGTTCTGGAGAGTTATATGA
- the tus gene encoding DNA replication terminus site-binding protein, with translation MSNYDLIARMNQCFNQLEAALAELHQQIVPLRLLAARVFSLPEIEKGKEHQAIEQIAVEQHLGQAARDLALEHYQRLFIHHNKQHVSSKAAVRLPGVLCLAVEQLQYAALQQQVSQINRLKAELEHIITVESGLAPEQRFDFVHTHLHGLITLSAYRTITLLTNPDSVRFGWANKHIIKKVKRDDVLQQLEKSLKAGRAVPPYNRQQWAELVSREIDDVSRLPQQATLKIKRPVKVQPIARVWYQQQQKQVQHPCPLPLLALCQLERGAAVPKIGELLNYDANAVKHKHKPQAKPLRLVVKRLHLYTDAPTR, from the coding sequence ATGAGCAACTACGACCTGATTGCCCGGATGAACCAGTGCTTTAATCAATTGGAGGCGGCGCTGGCGGAACTCCACCAGCAGATCGTGCCGCTGCGGCTGCTGGCCGCGCGGGTGTTCAGCCTGCCGGAGATTGAGAAAGGCAAAGAACATCAGGCCATCGAACAGATCGCCGTTGAGCAGCACCTCGGCCAGGCGGCGCGCGACCTGGCGCTTGAGCACTACCAGCGGCTGTTTATCCATCACAATAAGCAGCACGTCAGCAGCAAGGCGGCGGTTCGCCTGCCGGGCGTGCTCTGTCTGGCGGTGGAGCAGCTGCAGTACGCCGCCCTGCAGCAACAAGTCTCACAGATCAACCGTCTGAAGGCAGAACTGGAACATATCATCACCGTCGAATCCGGGCTGGCGCCGGAACAGCGCTTCGACTTTGTCCATACCCATTTGCACGGACTGATCACCCTCAGCGCCTACCGCACCATTACCCTACTCACCAACCCGGACTCGGTGCGTTTCGGCTGGGCCAATAAGCATATTATCAAGAAGGTAAAGCGCGACGACGTGCTGCAGCAGTTGGAAAAAAGCCTGAAGGCCGGACGCGCGGTGCCGCCGTATAACCGCCAGCAGTGGGCGGAGCTGGTCAGCCGGGAAATTGACGACGTCAGCCGCCTGCCGCAGCAGGCGACGCTGAAGATCAAACGCCCGGTCAAGGTGCAGCCTATCGCCCGGGTGTGGTATCAGCAGCAACAAAAACAGGTGCAGCACCCCTGCCCGCTGCCGCTGCTGGCGCTGTGTCAGCTGGAGCGCGGCGCGGCGGTGCCAAAGATTGGCGAGCTGCTCAACTACGACGCCAACGCGGTAAAACATAAACATAAGCCGCAGGCCAAACCGCTGCGGCTGGTGGTAAAGCGTCTGCACCTGTATACCGATGCGCCTACGCGCTGA
- a CDS encoding MFS transporter: MRSAAKTPSTRAANDETAAAAPKTQRSSLNKLPYIERGTPQFMRVTLALFSAGLATFALLYCVQPILPVLSQDFGISPAESSLSLSFSTGLLAIGLMFTGPLSDAIGRKSVMVVALLLAAVCTLICAVMTSWHGILLMRALIGLSLSGLAAVGMTYLSEEIHPSFVAFSMGLYISGNSIGGMSGRLVTGVLTDFFSWRVSLAVIGLFALIAAFVFWRILPASKHFRASSLRPRTLMINFKLHWHDKGLPLLFAEGFLLMGSFVTLFNYIGYRLLANPYHLSQAIVGLLSVVYLTGSYSSPKAGAMTARFGRGPVLLGSILIMLSGILLTALAPVAVIFVGMMLFTAGFFAAHSVASSWIGRRARRAKGQASSLYLFSYYAGSSVAGTLGGVFWHSFGWSGVVAFIGVMLLLSLLVVHYLRKLPEAARI; the protein is encoded by the coding sequence ATGCGTTCTGCGGCCAAGACGCCGTCGACGCGGGCCGCCAATGATGAAACGGCGGCCGCTGCGCCAAAAACCCAACGCTCTTCGTTGAACAAACTCCCCTATATTGAACGCGGTACGCCGCAGTTTATGCGCGTGACGCTGGCGCTGTTTTCCGCCGGTCTGGCCACCTTCGCACTGCTGTACTGCGTACAGCCGATCCTGCCGGTGCTGTCGCAGGACTTCGGCATCTCTCCGGCCGAAAGCAGCCTGTCGCTCTCCTTCTCCACCGGGCTGCTGGCGATCGGCCTGATGTTTACCGGCCCGCTGTCCGACGCCATCGGCCGTAAATCGGTGATGGTGGTGGCGCTGCTGCTGGCGGCGGTGTGTACGCTGATCTGCGCGGTGATGACCAGTTGGCACGGCATTTTGCTGATGCGCGCGCTGATCGGGCTGTCCTTGAGCGGGCTGGCGGCGGTGGGCATGACCTACCTGAGCGAAGAGATTCACCCCAGCTTTGTGGCGTTCTCCATGGGGCTGTATATCAGCGGTAACTCCATCGGCGGCATGAGCGGCCGTTTGGTGACCGGCGTACTGACCGATTTCTTCTCCTGGCGAGTGTCGCTGGCGGTAATCGGTCTGTTCGCGCTGATCGCAGCTTTTGTGTTCTGGCGCATTCTGCCGGCCTCTAAACATTTTCGCGCCAGTTCGCTGCGCCCGCGCACGCTGATGATCAACTTCAAGCTGCACTGGCACGATAAAGGGCTGCCGCTGCTGTTTGCCGAAGGTTTTCTGCTGATGGGCAGCTTTGTCACTCTGTTCAACTACATCGGCTATCGGCTGCTGGCAAACCCTTACCACCTGAGCCAGGCGATTGTCGGCCTGCTGTCGGTGGTGTATCTCACCGGTTCTTACAGTTCGCCGAAAGCCGGCGCGATGACGGCGCGTTTTGGCCGCGGCCCGGTGCTGCTGGGATCGATCCTGATTATGCTGAGCGGCATTCTGCTCACCGCGCTGGCGCCGGTGGCGGTGATCTTTGTCGGCATGATGCTGTTTACCGCCGGCTTCTTCGCCGCCCACTCGGTGGCCAGCAGTTGGATTGGCCGCCGCGCGCGCCGCGCCAAAGGCCAGGCCTCCTCGCTGTATCTGTTCAGCTATTACGCCGGATCCAGCGTCGCCGGCACGCTCGGCGGCGTGTTCTGGCACAGCTTCGGCTGGAGCGGCGTGGTGGCCTTTATCGGTGTGATGCTGCTGCTGTCGCTGTTGGTGGTGCACTACCTGCGCAAACTGCCTGAAGCCGCACGCATTTAA
- a CDS encoding LysR family transcriptional regulator translates to MNIELRHLRYFIAVAEELHFGRAAQRLRISQPPLSQQIQALEEMVGARLLARNNRNVSLTQAGEMFLKEAWQVIDQVNRAAEKAARLERGESGELTIGFTSSAPFIGAVSRNLRAFRQQHPDVHIKMREINTKQQLEPLLNGELDLGVMRNTKLPDALRHTLLLREPMLAVVPEGHPLAQLAPDALRFSHLAQEPFVFFSREVGTALYDETLLLLENAGITPYITQEVGEAMTIIGLVSAGLGISILPASFGRVKLDGVTYLPLAEPQAQTEVWLVHHRQRPLTAAARTLMQMVLARAEAPV, encoded by the coding sequence ATGAATATCGAACTGCGCCACCTGCGTTACTTTATCGCCGTTGCGGAAGAGCTGCACTTTGGCCGCGCCGCCCAGCGCCTGCGGATTTCGCAGCCGCCGCTCAGCCAGCAGATACAGGCGTTGGAAGAGATGGTCGGCGCGCGCCTGCTGGCGCGCAACAACCGCAACGTCAGCCTGACGCAGGCCGGCGAAATGTTCCTGAAAGAGGCCTGGCAGGTGATCGACCAGGTGAATCGTGCGGCGGAAAAGGCGGCGCGTCTGGAGCGCGGCGAATCGGGAGAACTGACCATCGGTTTCACCTCGTCGGCGCCGTTTATCGGCGCGGTGTCGCGTAATCTGCGCGCATTCCGGCAGCAGCATCCCGACGTGCATATTAAAATGCGTGAAATCAATACCAAGCAACAGTTGGAACCGTTATTGAACGGCGAGCTGGATCTGGGCGTGATGCGCAATACCAAGTTGCCGGATGCCTTGCGGCACACGCTGCTGCTGCGCGAACCGATGCTGGCCGTGGTGCCGGAAGGGCACCCGCTGGCGCAGCTGGCGCCGGATGCTCTGCGTTTTAGCCATCTGGCGCAGGAGCCGTTTGTGTTTTTCTCGCGTGAGGTCGGCACCGCGCTGTACGATGAAACGCTGCTGCTGTTGGAGAACGCCGGCATCACGCCGTATATCACGCAGGAAGTGGGCGAGGCGATGACCATTATCGGCCTGGTGTCCGCCGGGTTGGGGATTTCCATCCTGCCGGCTTCGTTCGGCCGGGTGAAGCTTGACGGCGTAACATACCTGCCGCTGGCCGAACCGCAGGCGCAAACCGAAGTGTGGCTGGTGCACCATCGCCAGCGGCCGTTAACCGCCGCCGCCCGCACGCTGATGCAAATGGTGTTGGCGCGCGCCGAAGCGCCGGTTTAA
- the mlc gene encoding sugar metabolism global transcriptional regulator Mlc: protein MIADAQPGHIDQIKQTNAGAVYRLIDQHGPISRIELSKRAQLAPASITKIVRELLEAHLVRETEYQEVGSRGRPAVGLELDSEAWHYLSARISRGGITLALRDLSSKMVVEEQLPLAAEHEEPLLTRILTEVDQFFSRHQRRLERLTAIAITLPGMIDAANGIVHRMPFYAVEDMPLGPALSSRTGLPVFLQHDIGAWTMAEALYGASRGCQNVIQVVIDHNVGAGVITGGRVLHTGSQRVVEIGHTQIDPYGKRCYCGNHGCLETVASTENMLEMAQQRLQLSANSTLRGQPLTVESLCDAALTGDQLAKDIILSVGHSVGRILAIMVNLFNPEKILIGSPLNRAAEILHPAIVSCIQQQSLPIYSQALQVESTQFFNQGTMPGAALVKEALYNGSLLVKLLQG, encoded by the coding sequence GTGATTGCGGACGCTCAGCCTGGGCATATTGATCAGATCAAACAAACAAATGCAGGGGCGGTGTACCGACTGATCGATCAGCACGGGCCGATTTCGCGAATTGAACTGTCAAAACGTGCCCAGTTGGCGCCCGCCAGCATCACCAAAATCGTGCGCGAACTGCTGGAAGCCCACCTGGTCAGAGAGACCGAATATCAGGAGGTCGGCAGCCGCGGCCGTCCGGCCGTCGGGCTGGAGCTGGATAGCGAGGCCTGGCACTATCTGTCTGCACGCATCAGCCGCGGCGGCATCACGCTGGCGCTGCGCGATCTCAGCAGCAAAATGGTGGTGGAAGAGCAACTGCCGCTGGCGGCGGAGCATGAGGAGCCGCTGTTGACGCGTATTCTGACGGAAGTCGATCAATTCTTCAGCCGCCATCAGCGTCGCCTGGAGCGCCTGACGGCGATCGCCATCACCTTGCCAGGCATGATCGATGCGGCCAACGGCATTGTGCACCGCATGCCGTTTTATGCGGTGGAAGATATGCCGCTGGGGCCGGCGCTGTCGTCCCGCACCGGTTTGCCGGTGTTCCTGCAGCATGACATCGGCGCCTGGACCATGGCCGAGGCGCTGTACGGGGCCTCGCGCGGCTGTCAGAATGTGATTCAGGTGGTGATTGACCATAACGTCGGCGCGGGAGTGATTACCGGCGGGCGGGTGTTGCACACCGGTAGTCAGCGGGTGGTGGAGATTGGCCATACCCAGATCGACCCTTACGGCAAGCGTTGTTACTGCGGCAATCACGGCTGCCTGGAAACGGTGGCCAGCACTGAAAACATGCTGGAGATGGCCCAGCAGCGCCTGCAGCTCTCGGCGAATTCCACGCTGCGCGGCCAGCCGCTGACGGTGGAATCCCTGTGCGACGCGGCGCTGACCGGCGATCAGCTGGCAAAAGATATTATTTTAAGCGTCGGGCACAGCGTCGGGCGCATTTTGGCGATAATGGTCAATCTGTTTAATCCGGAAAAGATCCTGATTGGTTCGCCGCTCAACCGTGCGGCGGAAATTCTGCATCCTGCCATCGTGTCCTGCATTCAGCAGCAATCCTTACCAATCTATAGTCAGGCGCTACAGGTTGAGTCCACGCAATTTTTCAACCAGGGCACTATGCCCGGTGCGGCACTGGTGAAAGAGGCGCTGTACAACGGTTCACTGCTGGTGAAACTGTTGCAGGGATGA
- the bioD gene encoding dethiobiotin synthase, with product MLKRLFVTGTDTSVGKTVISRALLQALAAQGRSAVGYKPIAAGCQETSEGIRNKDALVLQASSCVPLSYEEINPITCLDEVFHAHASDGVNYEVMSRGLTQIAEKAEVVVVEGSGGWQVLMSDLRPYADWVVQEQLPVVLVVGIKEGCVSHALLTAQAIAHAGLPLLGWVANRINPGLAHYAETIDALQQRIAAPLLGEIPYLPRAEQRELAHYLDISALLAC from the coding sequence ATGTTAAAGCGTTTATTTGTTACAGGTACGGATACCTCTGTGGGTAAAACGGTGATTTCCCGCGCTTTACTGCAGGCTTTGGCCGCGCAGGGGCGCAGCGCCGTAGGCTATAAGCCTATTGCGGCGGGTTGTCAGGAAACCAGCGAGGGCATTCGCAATAAAGACGCTTTGGTGTTGCAAGCCTCTTCCTGCGTACCGCTGAGCTATGAGGAGATCAATCCGATCACCTGCCTGGATGAAGTCTTTCATGCCCACGCCAGCGATGGCGTCAATTACGAGGTGATGAGCCGCGGCCTGACGCAGATAGCGGAAAAAGCCGAGGTGGTGGTGGTTGAGGGCAGCGGCGGCTGGCAGGTGCTGATGAGCGATCTGCGCCCGTACGCCGACTGGGTGGTGCAAGAGCAGCTGCCGGTGGTGTTGGTGGTGGGGATCAAGGAAGGCTGCGTCAGCCATGCGCTGTTGACCGCGCAGGCGATCGCCCATGCCGGCCTGCCGCTGCTGGGCTGGGTCGCCAACCGCATCAATCCGGGGCTGGCGCACTATGCGGAAACCATTGATGCCCTACAGCAGCGGATTGCGGCGCCGCTGTTGGGGGAAATTCCTTACCTGCCGCGCGCGGAACAGCGCGAACTGGCCCATTATCTGGACATCAGCGCGCTGCTGGCTTGCTAA
- the clcB gene encoding voltage-gated ClC-type chloride channel ClcB yields the protein MKRRIHLRHYRALLRRLFIAVFLGIAAALVVWLFHRAMLGLEWLLLDHEDGSLVAAAASLPAWRRVLTPALGGLAAGLLLWIYQRYQHQQPNAPTDYMEAIETGDGRLDVKASLVKCLASLLVVSSGSAIGREGAMILLAALIASVFAQRFTRESEWKLWVACGAAAGMASAYHAPLAGSLFIAEILFGTLMLASLGPVVIAAVSALLVTNLLSGGQAPLYNVEPLPAPLPLQYLLMALLGVLAGICGPLFLSAMSATGHAFRSLRLPPPLQLALGGLIVGLLSLLFPEVWGNGYSVVQALLSAPPGVLLVGAILICKLLAVLASSGSGAPGGVFTPTLFVGAALGSLVGQLCALWPELGSAIPLLMALTGMATLLAATTHAPIMAALMVFEMTGEYTLLPGILLSCVIATTISRGLRPVSVYHNA from the coding sequence ATGAAAAGACGGATCCATCTGCGCCACTATCGCGCCCTGCTGCGCCGCCTGTTCATTGCGGTCTTCCTCGGTATTGCCGCCGCGCTGGTGGTCTGGCTGTTTCACCGCGCCATGCTGGGGCTGGAATGGCTGCTGCTCGACCATGAAGACGGCAGCCTGGTGGCCGCCGCCGCCTCGCTGCCCGCTTGGCGACGCGTGCTGACGCCGGCGCTAGGCGGGCTGGCGGCCGGCTTGCTGCTGTGGATCTATCAGCGCTATCAGCATCAGCAGCCCAACGCGCCGACCGACTATATGGAAGCAATTGAAACCGGCGACGGCCGGCTGGACGTCAAGGCCAGCCTGGTGAAGTGTCTGGCGTCGCTGCTGGTGGTCTCCAGCGGCAGCGCCATTGGCCGCGAAGGCGCAATGATCCTGCTGGCGGCGCTGATTGCCTCGGTGTTTGCCCAGCGTTTTACCCGTGAAAGCGAATGGAAACTGTGGGTGGCCTGCGGCGCTGCCGCCGGGATGGCCAGCGCCTACCACGCCCCGCTGGCGGGCAGCCTGTTTATTGCGGAAATTCTGTTTGGCACGCTGATGCTGGCATCATTGGGGCCGGTGGTGATCGCCGCCGTCAGCGCCCTGCTGGTGACCAATCTGCTGAGCGGCGGTCAGGCGCCGCTGTATAACGTCGAACCGCTGCCGGCTCCGTTGCCGCTGCAATATCTGCTGATGGCGCTGCTCGGCGTGCTGGCCGGCATCTGCGGGCCGCTGTTTCTGTCGGCGATGTCCGCCACCGGACACGCTTTCCGCTCATTACGCCTGCCGCCGCCATTGCAGCTGGCGCTGGGCGGGCTGATCGTCGGGCTGTTGTCGCTGCTGTTTCCTGAGGTGTGGGGGAACGGTTATAGCGTGGTGCAGGCGCTGCTTAGCGCACCGCCGGGCGTGCTGTTGGTCGGCGCGATTCTGATCTGCAAACTACTGGCGGTGCTGGCCAGCAGCGGTTCCGGCGCGCCCGGCGGCGTATTTACGCCGACGCTGTTTGTCGGCGCGGCGCTTGGCTCGCTGGTCGGCCAGCTGTGCGCCCTGTGGCCGGAGCTGGGCAGCGCAATCCCGCTGCTGATGGCGCTGACCGGCATGGCAACCCTGCTGGCGGCCACCACCCACGCGCCGATTATGGCGGCGCTGATGGTGTTCGAGATGACCGGCGAATACACCCTGCTGCCCGGCATCCTGCTCTCCTGCGTGATCGCCACTACCATCTCCCGCGGGCTACGCCCGGTGTCGGTCTACCACAACGCTTAG